In Ensifer canadensis, a genomic segment contains:
- a CDS encoding EAL domain-containing protein: protein MAKNTSRNPRYAALNVGGNEDTRCLIDASNRLADEMSRIFPSDPDIADRHYWLETIINHVPDYIYAKDTEGRFLIANQVTIEDNGLESLRDIIGKTDFDLHPPHLAEIIATVERRVIETGEPIFGIEERAMVTKGRDRWLMTSKVPLRNKRGKIVGIVGVSRDISDRKAAERLLEGQAHLLEMIANGRPLEEFFRELILLIEALVPRIRGSILLLSADGRHLLHGAAPSLDETYCGLIHGLEIGPKAGSCGTAAWRGEQVIVADIHSDPLWEDCKEVVTPYGFHACWSTPIHSRDRKVLGTFALYSETVCVPDEPQKELIAMAAHLAGIAIERKQAEDRISFMAHHDALTGLPNRALFEEQVAEALEALRGTRQWAVLAFLDLDNFKLVNDTLGHAAGDELLKVTATRMRASVRKSDMVVRVGGDEFILLLNGLPCERDVVLARLEDIRAAIAAPMQINGRSLQISCSMGVACFPNQGKTVGELLANADMAMYRAKELGRNNLQVFTEEMADKAHEKLLKQAELRQAIAGQEFLLHFQPQVNIESGRVFAAEALLRWRHPERGMISPGDFIPLAEETGLIVPIGDWVLRAACRQCKAWHEAGLPLLIVSVNVSARQFRERNWAAHVAAVLAETGLEPRFLELELTESLIMQDVPGALATMHELKAIGVHLAIDDFGTGYSSLSALKRFPVRRLKIDRSFVEDIPGDVDDRAITAAIISLAQNLGLRVIAEGVETQAQVEFLRHSGCDEIQGYFFSRPLASADFEALLRQPGLNADGI, encoded by the coding sequence TTGGCGAAGAACACGTCCCGCAATCCGCGTTATGCGGCCCTCAATGTGGGCGGCAACGAGGATACGCGCTGCCTGATCGATGCGAGCAATCGTCTGGCCGATGAGATGAGCCGGATATTTCCTTCCGACCCTGACATTGCCGACCGGCATTACTGGTTGGAAACGATCATCAACCACGTGCCCGACTATATCTATGCCAAGGATACCGAGGGCCGGTTCCTCATCGCCAACCAGGTCACTATCGAAGACAACGGACTGGAATCGCTTCGCGACATCATCGGCAAGACCGATTTCGACCTGCATCCGCCACATCTGGCCGAGATCATCGCCACTGTCGAGCGCCGGGTGATCGAGACGGGAGAGCCGATCTTCGGCATCGAAGAGCGTGCGATGGTGACCAAGGGTCGCGATCGCTGGCTGATGACGTCCAAGGTGCCGTTGCGCAACAAGCGCGGCAAGATCGTCGGCATCGTCGGCGTGTCACGCGATATCTCCGACCGCAAGGCGGCAGAACGTTTGCTGGAGGGCCAGGCGCATCTTCTGGAGATGATCGCCAACGGCCGGCCGCTCGAAGAATTTTTCCGCGAACTGATCCTGCTGATCGAGGCGCTGGTGCCGCGGATCCGCGGCTCGATCCTGCTGCTATCGGCCGATGGCCGTCACCTGCTGCATGGTGCCGCGCCGAGCCTGGACGAAACCTATTGTGGCCTGATCCATGGTCTCGAGATCGGCCCGAAAGCGGGCTCCTGCGGCACGGCCGCCTGGCGCGGCGAGCAGGTGATCGTTGCGGATATTCATAGCGACCCGCTCTGGGAGGATTGCAAGGAGGTCGTCACGCCCTACGGCTTCCATGCCTGCTGGTCGACACCGATCCATTCTCGCGATCGGAAGGTGCTCGGCACCTTTGCCCTCTATTCGGAAACCGTGTGCGTTCCCGACGAACCCCAGAAGGAGCTGATCGCCATGGCAGCCCATCTGGCGGGCATCGCGATCGAGCGCAAGCAGGCCGAAGACCGCATCAGCTTCATGGCTCACCACGATGCGTTGACCGGTTTGCCGAACCGGGCGCTGTTCGAAGAGCAGGTCGCCGAAGCCCTGGAAGCGTTGCGCGGAACGAGGCAATGGGCGGTCCTCGCCTTCCTCGATCTCGACAACTTCAAGCTCGTCAACGACACGCTGGGTCATGCGGCGGGTGACGAGTTGCTCAAGGTGACCGCCACGCGCATGCGCGCATCGGTGCGCAAATCCGATATGGTCGTGCGCGTCGGTGGCGATGAATTCATCCTTCTTCTGAACGGCCTGCCCTGCGAGCGCGATGTCGTGCTCGCACGCCTTGAGGATATTCGGGCGGCTATTGCTGCGCCCATGCAGATCAACGGCCGCAGCCTGCAGATATCCTGCAGCATGGGCGTTGCCTGTTTCCCCAACCAGGGCAAGACGGTCGGCGAGCTGCTCGCCAATGCCGACATGGCGATGTACCGCGCCAAGGAGCTCGGCCGCAACAATCTGCAGGTTTTCACCGAGGAGATGGCCGACAAGGCCCACGAAAAGCTGTTGAAGCAGGCGGAGTTGCGCCAGGCGATCGCGGGGCAAGAATTCCTGCTGCATTTCCAGCCGCAAGTGAATATCGAGAGCGGCCGGGTCTTTGCCGCCGAAGCGCTGCTTCGCTGGCGGCATCCCGAGCGTGGCATGATTTCGCCGGGCGATTTCATTCCGCTGGCCGAAGAGACCGGACTGATCGTGCCGATCGGCGATTGGGTGCTGCGCGCCGCCTGCCGTCAGTGCAAGGCGTGGCACGAGGCCGGGCTGCCGTTGCTGATCGTCAGCGTCAACGTTTCCGCACGCCAGTTCCGCGAGCGAAACTGGGCGGCGCATGTCGCCGCCGTTCTCGCCGAGACCGGGCTGGAGCCGCGGTTTCTCGAGCTGGAATTGACCGAGAGCCTGATCATGCAGGACGTGCCGGGCGCATTGGCGACCATGCACGAACTGAAGGCGATCGGCGTGCATCTGGCGATCGACGATTTCGGCACGGGATATTCGAGCCTTAGCGCATTGAAGCGGTTTCCCGTCCGTCGCCTGAAGATCGACCGATCCTTCGTCGAGGATATCCCTGGTGATGTCGACGACAGGGCCATCACCGCGGCGATCATATCGCTCGCACAAAATCTCGGGCTGCGGGTGATCGCCGAAGGGGTCGAAACCCAGGCGCAGGTGGAGTTCCTGCGCCATAGCGGTTGCGACGAGATCCAGGGCTATTTTTTCAGCCGCCCGCTTGCATCAGCGGATTTTGAGGCGCTGTTGCGCCAGCCCGGCTTGAACGCCGACGGCATTTGA
- a CDS encoding L,D-transpeptidase family protein: MSSSVIFSRRQFLRTSGIALASAGLASCTSSMNTDRFRQETAPIFRNPALEGRWVDPRAEVILEGPAYGGPLPTGLPPQSAYFGDIYAAVDDGGNQIPAVPYRQIDARFYRQEVSDPFGERPGTIVVDTGDRFLYLIQPGGSALRYGVGLGREGFAWSGRGVIQWKKKWPRWTPPDSMIARQPKLAKYSASNGGMAPGIDNPLGARALYIFQNGQDTLYRVHGSPEWQSIGKAVSSGCVRMLNQDVIDLYDRVRGKAPILVV, encoded by the coding sequence ATGTCCTCTTCAGTTATTTTCTCCCGTCGCCAGTTTCTCCGCACGTCCGGTATTGCGCTCGCCTCCGCGGGCCTTGCGAGCTGCACGTCTTCGATGAACACCGATCGCTTCCGCCAGGAAACTGCGCCGATCTTTCGCAATCCTGCTCTTGAAGGGCGTTGGGTCGATCCGCGTGCCGAGGTCATTCTGGAAGGCCCTGCCTATGGAGGTCCGTTGCCGACGGGCCTGCCGCCGCAGAGCGCCTATTTCGGCGATATCTATGCCGCTGTCGACGATGGCGGCAATCAGATCCCGGCCGTGCCTTATCGCCAGATCGATGCACGCTTCTATCGCCAGGAGGTCAGCGATCCCTTCGGCGAGCGTCCGGGCACGATCGTCGTCGATACCGGTGACAGGTTCCTCTATCTGATCCAGCCGGGTGGCAGCGCATTGCGCTACGGAGTTGGTCTCGGTCGCGAGGGCTTTGCCTGGTCGGGCCGCGGCGTCATCCAGTGGAAGAAGAAGTGGCCACGCTGGACGCCGCCCGATTCGATGATCGCGCGCCAGCCGAAGCTGGCAAAGTATTCCGCCAGCAATGGCGGCATGGCACCTGGTATCGACAACCCGCTGGGCGCCCGCGCGCTCTACATCTTCCAGAACGGGCAGGACACGCTCTACCGCGTGCATGGCTCGCCCGAATGGCAGTCGATCGGCAAGGCCGTTTCGTCGGGTTGCGTGCGCATGCTCAATCAGGATGTCATAGATCTCTATGACCGCGTGCGAGGCAAGGCGCCGATCCTCGTCGTCTGA
- a CDS encoding MarR family winged helix-turn-helix transcriptional regulator, producing the protein MTIKAAQFDTLPDEALTLGKQLCFAVYSAAHAFNRAYKPLLDRFGLTYPQYLVLLALWQQDGMTVKRIGEEIGLDSGTLSPLLKRLEAAGYVGRQRDPGDERQVIVSLTEKGHDLKTEAFGILADIGKASGCSLEEAREIRETLHQLTRRLSSGESEV; encoded by the coding sequence ATGACGATCAAAGCGGCACAATTCGACACGCTCCCGGACGAAGCGCTGACGCTCGGTAAACAGCTCTGTTTCGCCGTCTATTCCGCTGCGCATGCCTTCAACCGCGCGTACAAGCCGCTCCTCGATCGTTTTGGCCTCACCTATCCGCAATATCTCGTGCTGCTGGCGCTCTGGCAACAGGACGGAATGACGGTCAAGCGTATCGGCGAAGAGATCGGGCTCGATTCGGGAACGTTGTCCCCGCTGCTGAAACGGCTAGAGGCGGCAGGTTATGTCGGTCGGCAACGCGATCCCGGCGACGAACGGCAGGTGATCGTCAGCCTGACGGAGAAGGGTCATGACCTCAAGACGGAGGCTTTCGGCATTCTCGCTGATATCGGCAAGGCGTCGGGCTGCAGCCTGGAGGAAGCCCGTGAAATCAGGGAAACCCTACATCAGCTGACGCGACGGCTCTCCTCCGGCGAGAGCGAAGTCTGA